The following is a genomic window from Haloarcula sp. DT43.
GCCGCCATCCACGGCGAGGTCGACGAACTCGACGGCGTCACGGAGAACGTCATCGTCGGCAAGCCGATAAAGCTCGGCACCGGCGACGTCAACCTCCGGATGGGTACGACCCAGGACTGATGCGGGTCGAACTCTCGGACGAAGCCCGTCGACTGGTCGCCCTCTTCGAGGACGAGGCAGCCGTCACCGTCCGGGATTGCGTCGTCGACGAGGACCACGACCAGGTGGTGTACCTGGTCAAACGCGGCGAGATGGCCGACGCCATCGGCCCGGGCGGCCAGACGGTCGAGCGGGTCGAGGAGCAACTCGGCCGCGAGGTGAAACTCGTCGAGGCCGCCGAGACGGCCGAGGACTTCGTGGCCAACGCGCTCGCGCCGGCCGCGGTG
Proteins encoded in this region:
- a CDS encoding NusA-like transcription termination signal-binding factor; translated protein: MRVELSDEARRLVALFEDEAAVTVRDCVVDEDHDQVVYLVKRGEMADAIGPGGQTVERVEEQLGREVKLVEAAETAEDFVANALAPAAVYNVTVSENDDTVAYVEVAQEDRGAAIGREGRNIDAARQLAKRHFDIDGIELT